A single genomic interval of Bacteroidota bacterium harbors:
- a CDS encoding rRNA pseudouridine synthase, whose product MKPKRPQRQRNDNKKPAEIRQETAASEKSVAAPQIVKGKSTNKSAQASEGKSKCDHKAEDRDEPKAKVKGKDSKSKPKLMPEEFGGFQKQISPKAERKNERRKERQEKAEREQDQSHGLFEQPIRLNRFVALSGICSRRDADGLISDGKVKVNGKVVKEMGFKVQPGKDKVVFKDHELRIKVFVYLLMNKPKNKLATTEDDLGRDTVMEIAERYTKARVYPVGRLDRNATGLLLLTNDGDLTKKLTQAGSKFTKIYHVRLDKEVSETQILAMRKGISLEEGVVKADKVEYLSNGGLNELAIQIQSGANHVVKRMVEQLGFEIVTLDRVQFGPLDKRGLPRGTCRLLSEKEVGFLKML is encoded by the coding sequence TTGAAGCCAAAGAGGCCCCAAAGGCAAAGGAACGACAATAAAAAGCCTGCTGAAATTCGACAAGAGACAGCAGCATCCGAAAAATCGGTCGCCGCGCCGCAGATTGTCAAGGGAAAATCCACCAACAAGTCAGCGCAGGCGTCGGAAGGCAAGTCCAAGTGCGACCACAAAGCTGAGGATCGCGATGAACCGAAGGCAAAGGTCAAAGGCAAAGACAGCAAGTCCAAGCCCAAATTGATGCCCGAGGAGTTTGGCGGCTTCCAAAAACAGATCAGCCCCAAGGCTGAACGTAAAAACGAGCGCCGCAAGGAGCGGCAGGAAAAGGCCGAGCGGGAACAAGACCAAAGCCATGGTTTGTTTGAACAGCCGATTCGCCTGAACCGTTTTGTCGCCCTCTCCGGAATTTGCTCACGCCGCGATGCCGACGGACTCATCAGCGACGGAAAAGTCAAGGTCAATGGCAAAGTTGTCAAGGAAATGGGCTTCAAAGTGCAGCCCGGCAAGGACAAGGTTGTCTTCAAAGACCACGAGTTGCGGATCAAAGTGTTTGTCTACCTGTTGATGAACAAGCCCAAAAACAAGCTTGCAACGACGGAAGACGATCTTGGTCGCGATACGGTCATGGAAATTGCCGAGCGTTATACCAAGGCACGCGTTTATCCTGTCGGCAGGCTCGACCGCAATGCAACCGGCCTGCTTTTGTTGACCAACGACGGCGACTTGACGAAAAAGCTGACGCAGGCGGGAAGTAAATTCACCAAGATCTACCATGTACGCCTCGACAAAGAAGTTTCCGAGACCCAAATTTTGGCGATGAGAAAAGGAATTTCACTTGAGGAAGGCGTCGTGAAAGCCGACAAAGTTGAATATCTTTCCAACGGCGGACTCAATGAGCTCGCCATTCAAATTCAAAGTGGTGCCAACCATGTGGTCAAGCGAATGGTGGAACAGCTTGGTTTTGAGATCGTAACGTTGGATCGTGTGCAATTTGGCCCGCTTGACAAAAGAGGCTTGCCGCGCGGCACATGCAGGTTGCTGAGCGAAAAGGAAGTCGGATTCCTCAAAATGCTCTAA